A single Tachypleus tridentatus isolate NWPU-2018 chromosome 9, ASM421037v1, whole genome shotgun sequence DNA region contains:
- the LOC143226886 gene encoding galactosylgalactosylxylosylprotein 3-beta-glucuronosyltransferase 3-like encodes MLLKTLVLCSPLIIFFFISYKALLVLEQGPKLPTIFVITPTYNRPVQQPELIRLSQTLKLVSNIHWIVVEDAPKPTERLRHLLTRTGIAYTQLATGDKQVECSGTGRPGRGITNRKVALKWLRKNTKEGVVFFADDDNAYDLRLFDEIRWTKKVSVWPVGFASRTYAIGSPIVENGIVTGFHDGFKGNKDRARKFAVDMAGFAVSIPFLFRRPNATMGCDQGYLEDQFLQSLEVSIDELEPKAENCVQVLAWHLKSGKTEIPQISNLELVNNVNSTNLPKLYDHFFNIH; translated from the exons ATGTTGTTAAAAACACTTGTTTTGTGTTCGCCTCtaataatattctttttcatCTCTTATAAAG CTCTACTGGTACTGGAACAAGGACCGAAGCTCCCAACGATATTTGTTATAACACCTACTTACAATCGGCCTGTGCAGCAGCCAGAGTTAATCCGGCTGTCACAAACTCTAAAGCTGGTTTCCAACATACACTGGATTGTGGTGGAAGATGCTCCGAAACCGACCGAACGACTGCGCCATCTTTTGACAAGAACTGGCATTGCCTACACGCAGCTTGCAACGGGAGACAAACAAGTTGAGTGTAGCGGTACTGGAAGGCCTGGCAGAGGCATCACAAATCGTAAAGTCGCCCTCAAGTGGCTGCGGAAGAACACAAAAGAAGGGGTAGTGTTCTTTGCGGATGACGATAATGCTTATGACCTTCGGCTTTTTGATGAG ATAAGGTGGACCAAGAAAGTGTCAGTTTGGCCTGTTGGCTTTGCCTCAAGAACATATGCCATTGGGTCTCCAATCGTAGAGAATGGAATTGTAACTGGCTTTCATGATGGTTTTAAAG GTAACAAAGATCGGGCTAGAAAGTTTGCTGTAGACATGGCAGGTTTTGCTGTCTCCATTCCATTCCTTTTCAGAAGACCAAATGCCACCATGGGCTGTGATCAAGGGTACTTAGAAGATCAATTCTTACAGAGTCTGGAAGTTAGTATAGATGAACTGGAGCCCAAGGCTGAGAACTGTGTACAg GTTCTTGCCTGGCATTTGAAATCAGGAAAGACAGAGATTCCACAGATATCTAATTTAGAActagttaataatgttaatagtactaacctacctaaattatatgatcacttttttaatatacactga